In Geobacter anodireducens, a genomic segment contains:
- a CDS encoding sulfurtransferase → MKSDPKRLAAEMAIIVAVAAIIGITWNYRLLADVFQGRAVGAGTPGPPPAATGTTAPVPLPLGLMQVKELFDRNEALIIDARDRDSYGAGHIRDAVLLPLGEADQLIPPLAANTPKDRFLIVYCNGYDCHDSRALGEKLIRAGFAQVYVFEGGFPEWRDAGYPVTTGGS, encoded by the coding sequence ATGAAGTCAGATCCGAAACGTCTTGCCGCCGAAATGGCGATCATTGTCGCCGTGGCCGCCATCATCGGCATAACCTGGAATTACCGGCTTCTGGCAGATGTCTTCCAGGGGCGCGCCGTGGGTGCGGGAACACCCGGCCCTCCCCCGGCGGCAACCGGCACAACGGCTCCCGTTCCTCTTCCTCTGGGTCTCATGCAGGTGAAAGAGCTCTTCGACCGCAACGAGGCACTCATCATCGACGCCAGGGACCGCGACTCTTACGGAGCCGGGCACATCAGGGACGCTGTCCTGCTCCCCCTTGGCGAGGCAGACCAGCTCATTCCGCCGCTGGCGGCCAACACCCCCAAGGACCGGTTTCTGATCGTCTACTGCAACGGATACGATTGCCACGACAGCCGCGCCTTGGGGGAAAAGCTCATCCGCGCGGGCTTTGCCCAGGTCTACGTCTTTGAGGGCGGTTTCCCCGAATGGCGGGACGCAGGCTATCCGGTTACCACGGGAGGTTCGTGA
- a CDS encoding camphor resistance protein CrcB (may be involved in chromosome condensation; overexpression in Escherichia coli protects against decondensation by camphor; overexpressing the protein results in an increase in supercoiling): protein MTTILAIAVFGAIGCVARYLLAGGVYALAGRAFPWGTLAVNVMGSFLIGLIMEAALRTTVMSQELRLGLTIGFLGGFTTFSTFSYETFKLLEDGEFFSASLNVLASVALCLVGTWAGIVAARQL from the coding sequence ATGACCACCATCCTTGCCATAGCCGTTTTCGGCGCCATCGGCTGCGTCGCCCGCTATCTCCTGGCGGGCGGGGTCTACGCTCTGGCCGGCAGGGCGTTCCCCTGGGGGACGCTGGCGGTCAACGTCATGGGGTCATTCCTCATCGGCCTGATCATGGAAGCCGCTCTCCGGACCACCGTGATGTCCCAGGAACTACGCCTGGGGCTCACCATCGGTTTTCTCGGCGGATTCACCACCTTTTCGACCTTCAGCTATGAGACGTTCAAGCTCTTGGAAGATGGTGAGTTTTTCTCTGCTTCGCTTAATGTCCTTGCCAGCGTGGCCCTCTGCCTCGTCGGCACGTGGGCCGGTATCGTGGCGGCGCGGCAGTTGTAG